In Stieleria varia, one genomic interval encodes:
- a CDS encoding sugar phosphate isomerase/epimerase family protein has protein sequence MLAVSQLSTLRWDLEQDVAGYARHGFSGIGIYRPKLDDYGVDRAAELLAEHSFAVTSLSWVGGFTGSDGRGFNDAVLDAMAAVRDAAVLRADTLIVLAGGRNNHIRNHARRTLCKALRRICAVAEEHGVKLSIEPIHPGCGDEWSFVNDLQSTLDIIERVNSPSLGIVLDTYHIGMDEEFLHWLPDVAPYLHLVQLGDGRHCPCGEMNRCLLGDGCVPNEKLLQIVQESGYRGPIEIELLGEDVEAVSYHQLLGHTKEYLDGLMGQVSH, from the coding sequence ATGCTCGCGGTCAGCCAACTTTCGACACTCCGCTGGGATTTAGAACAAGACGTCGCCGGTTATGCTCGGCACGGTTTCTCTGGCATCGGCATCTATCGGCCCAAGCTCGATGACTACGGTGTCGACCGAGCAGCTGAATTGCTAGCGGAACATTCCTTTGCCGTCACATCGCTTTCTTGGGTCGGCGGTTTTACCGGGAGCGATGGACGTGGGTTCAACGACGCCGTGCTCGATGCGATGGCCGCAGTTCGCGACGCGGCGGTCTTGAGAGCTGATACGTTGATCGTCTTGGCCGGTGGCCGGAACAACCACATTCGCAACCACGCACGACGGACGCTATGCAAAGCGTTACGACGCATCTGTGCGGTAGCGGAAGAACACGGGGTCAAGCTGTCGATCGAACCCATTCATCCCGGATGTGGCGACGAGTGGTCGTTTGTGAATGACCTGCAGTCCACCCTCGATATCATCGAACGAGTCAATAGCCCGTCCTTGGGCATCGTGCTGGATACCTACCACATCGGCATGGACGAAGAGTTCCTGCATTGGTTGCCTGATGTCGCACCTTATCTGCATTTGGTTCAGCTCGGGGATGGGCGGCACTGCCCCTGCGGCGAGATGAACCGATGTCTCTTGGGCGACGGTTGCGTCCCGAACGAAAAACTGCTGCAAATCGTGCAGGAATCCGGATACCGCGGCCCCATCGAAATCGAACTGCTCGGCGAAGACGTCGAAGCGGTCAGCTACCATCAATTGCTCGGACACACCAAGGAATATTTAGACGGAC